In one window of Chryseobacterium sp. JV274 DNA:
- the mfd gene encoding transcription-repair coupling factor, translating into MQLKSIKEKFLPDLMQKEFGKEIFTQLENSQHIAVKGSAGSSVSIFVAELFLVQKKNILYLVDDKEDALYANTEMEDLIGKDKVLYFPATHLEPYQVEKTQNANLVLRTEVLNKINSGRSPKVIVAYAGALSEKVLKKEDFKAISHHIKVGDQLDFDFVDELLTHYHFQQADFVSEPGEFSVRGGIVDVFSYSYEKPYRITFFGNEVESIKTFDIETQLSIDKVKDFQLVSNMNFSVTGSRVSLLQLLPNESFVVSKNGMIGMQKIRTFYEKSLEKYDTLSKDIAHRTPQELFISDQEFLFDYKKFRTVDFGGAVIEGLKEITEVKMEQLPQPSFHKNFELLIEDIEEKQNSGFDTWISFSTEKQKERLESIFEELEHELPFKSFKSELHEGFVDNGHKLLVYTDHQIFDRYQRYKAKNTFAKSEQLTLKDLMSLKIGDYIAHIDHGIGKFMGLVKVNNDGKIQECFKLTYKNGDLLYVSIHSLHKISKYNGPDGREIVLSKLGSPTWKSLKQKTKAKVKQIAFDLIQLYAQRKTAKGFAYTPDSYLQNELEASFIYEDTPDQEKATVDVKKDMEADTVMDRLVCGDVGFGKTEVAIRAAFKAATDGKQVAILVPTTILAFQHYRSFKERLKDFPVNVGYINRFRTAKQKSETLDALKNGKVDIIIGTHQLVSSSVKFKDLGLLIIDEEHKFGVSVKDKLKTLKSNVDTLTLTATPIPRTLQFSLMAARDLSVIKTPPPNRQPVDTQLIGFNEEILRDAVSYELQRDGQVYFINNRIENLKDIAGLIQRLVPDARVITGHGQMEGKQLEKNVLDFMEGKYDVLVSTTIVESGVDVPNANTIFINDAQRFGMADLHQMRGRVGRSNRKAFCYLITPPYDMMTSDARKRLEAIEQFSDLGSGFQIAMKDLEIRGAGDLLGAEQSGFINEMGFETYQKLMQEALEELKDDADFESLFENEEDRQKLFKSVKDVNIDTDLELMLPDFYISNTEERLLLYQKIAEINNEVDLHQFELELIDRFGALPKEAVNLLKSVSLKWLAADIGFEKIVMKNGVFLGYFPGNPQDKFYQTDRFRHIINYLTRNPAEAQLKEKSGKEGNQLMMRKEKVKNVDEVNILLKAIIEHN; encoded by the coding sequence ATGCAATTAAAATCCATCAAAGAAAAGTTTCTTCCAGATCTGATGCAGAAAGAGTTCGGGAAAGAAATTTTCACCCAGTTAGAAAACAGCCAGCATATTGCCGTAAAGGGAAGTGCGGGATCTTCAGTTTCTATTTTTGTGGCTGAACTTTTTTTAGTTCAAAAGAAAAATATTCTTTATCTGGTAGATGATAAAGAGGATGCATTGTATGCCAATACTGAAATGGAAGATCTTATTGGCAAAGATAAGGTGTTGTATTTTCCAGCCACCCATCTTGAGCCTTATCAGGTAGAAAAAACACAAAATGCTAATCTGGTTTTAAGAACTGAAGTTTTAAATAAAATCAATTCAGGGAGATCTCCGAAAGTTATTGTAGCTTATGCCGGAGCTTTGTCTGAAAAGGTTTTGAAAAAAGAAGATTTTAAAGCCATCTCTCATCATATAAAAGTAGGTGACCAGCTGGACTTCGATTTTGTAGACGAATTGCTCACCCATTACCATTTTCAGCAGGCCGATTTTGTTTCAGAACCGGGAGAATTTTCTGTAAGAGGGGGAATTGTAGATGTATTTTCTTATTCATACGAAAAGCCATATAGGATTACATTCTTTGGGAATGAAGTGGAAAGTATTAAAACTTTTGATATCGAAACCCAGCTTTCTATAGATAAAGTAAAGGATTTTCAATTGGTTTCCAATATGAATTTCTCTGTGACAGGAAGCAGAGTGTCATTGTTACAGCTGTTGCCAAACGAAAGTTTTGTAGTTTCTAAAAATGGAATGATAGGAATGCAGAAGATCAGGACGTTCTATGAGAAGTCCCTGGAAAAATATGATACTTTAAGTAAAGATATTGCTCACAGAACTCCTCAGGAACTTTTTATTTCTGATCAGGAGTTTTTATTCGATTATAAAAAATTCAGAACAGTTGATTTTGGTGGGGCAGTAATTGAAGGATTGAAGGAAATTACTGAAGTCAAAATGGAGCAGCTCCCTCAGCCGTCTTTTCATAAAAACTTTGAACTGCTGATTGAAGATATCGAAGAAAAACAGAACAGCGGATTTGATACGTGGATTTCCTTTTCAACAGAAAAACAGAAAGAAAGACTCGAATCTATTTTTGAAGAACTTGAACATGAACTTCCTTTTAAGAGCTTTAAATCTGAGCTGCATGAGGGATTTGTGGACAACGGTCACAAGCTTCTTGTTTATACTGACCACCAGATCTTTGACCGTTATCAGAGATATAAGGCAAAGAATACTTTTGCAAAATCAGAGCAGCTTACCCTGAAAGACCTGATGTCTTTGAAAATAGGTGACTATATTGCCCATATTGACCACGGGATCGGAAAATTTATGGGGCTGGTAAAAGTAAATAATGATGGTAAGATTCAGGAATGTTTTAAACTGACTTATAAAAACGGAGACTTATTATATGTAAGTATTCACTCTTTGCATAAGATTTCGAAATACAATGGACCGGATGGAAGAGAGATTGTGCTGAGCAAACTTGGTTCTCCAACCTGGAAATCTTTGAAACAAAAAACAAAAGCGAAGGTAAAGCAAATTGCTTTTGATCTTATTCAATTATACGCACAGCGAAAGACGGCAAAAGGTTTTGCTTATACACCGGATTCTTATCTTCAGAATGAACTGGAGGCCAGCTTTATCTACGAGGATACTCCGGATCAGGAAAAAGCAACCGTAGATGTAAAGAAAGATATGGAGGCTGATACGGTTATGGACAGGCTGGTTTGTGGTGATGTAGGTTTCGGTAAAACGGAAGTTGCAATCCGTGCAGCATTTAAGGCGGCCACAGACGGTAAACAGGTTGCAATATTAGTTCCCACAACTATTCTTGCTTTTCAGCACTACAGGAGTTTTAAAGAAAGACTTAAAGATTTTCCTGTAAATGTTGGTTATATAAACCGATTCAGAACAGCGAAGCAAAAATCAGAAACTTTAGATGCTTTAAAGAATGGAAAAGTAGATATTATCATTGGGACACACCAGCTGGTAAGCAGTTCTGTGAAGTTTAAAGATCTGGGCCTGCTGATTATTGATGAAGAACATAAGTTTGGAGTTTCAGTAAAGGATAAGTTGAAAACGCTTAAAAGTAATGTTGATACGCTTACCCTTACAGCGACTCCTATTCCAAGGACTTTACAGTTTTCATTAATGGCGGCAAGGGATTTATCTGTCATCAAAACACCACCACCTAACAGACAGCCTGTAGATACGCAATTGATCGGATTCAATGAAGAGATTCTTCGTGATGCCGTTTCTTATGAGCTTCAGAGGGATGGTCAGGTTTATTTCATTAATAACAGAATAGAAAACCTTAAAGATATTGCCGGACTTATTCAGAGACTGGTTCCGGATGCAAGAGTGATCACAGGACATGGTCAGATGGAAGGAAAGCAGCTGGAGAAGAATGTTCTGGATTTTATGGAAGGAAAATATGATGTTCTAGTGTCCACGACAATTGTAGAAAGTGGTGTGGATGTCCCGAATGCCAATACCATTTTCATCAATGATGCACAGCGGTTTGGAATGGCAGATCTGCATCAGATGAGAGGAAGGGTAGGACGTAGTAACAGAAAGGCATTCTGCTATCTGATTACACCACCTTATGATATGATGACTTCCGATGCCAGAAAACGTCTGGAAGCCATTGAGCAGTTTTCTGATCTGGGAAGTGGTTTCCAGATTGCAATGAAAGACCTTGAAATCCGTGGTGCCGGTGACCTTTTGGGTGCTGAACAAAGCGGGTTCATCAATGAAATGGGGTTTGAAACATATCAGAAACTAATGCAGGAAGCGCTGGAAGAACTGAAAGATGATGCTGACTTTGAAAGTCTGTTTGAAAACGAGGAAGACAGACAAAAGCTCTTCAAATCTGTAAAAGATGTCAATATCGATACTGACCTGGAATTGATGTTACCTGATTTCTATATTTCCAATACCGAAGAAAGATTACTGCTGTACCAGAAAATTGCAGAAATTAATAATGAAGTTGATCTTCATCAGTTTGAACTTGAGCTGATTGACCGTTTTGGAGCATTGCCGAAAGAAGCCGTCAATCTATTGAAAAGCGTTTCTCTGAAATGGTTAGCCGCAGATATAGGTTTTGAGAAGATTGTTATGAAAAATGGAGTATTCTTAGGATACTTCCCAGGGAATCCTCAGGATAAATTCTACCAGACAGATAGATTCAGACATATTATTAATTATTTAACCCGAAATCCTGCCGAAGCCCAGCTTAAAGAGAAATCCGGAAAAGAAGGTAATCAGCTGATGATGAGGAAGGAAAAGGTGAAAAATGTGGATGAGGTTAATATATTATTAAAAGCTATTATTGAACATAATTAA
- the pth gene encoding aminoacyl-tRNA hydrolase translates to MKYLIVGLGNKGSEYENTRHNIGFKVAEKIAETLEVSFNTSNFGWMAEGKHKGRKVFILKPDTYMNLSGNAVKYWMQKENIPLENVLIVTDDLALPFGTLRLKGKGSDAGHNGLKNINEVLQTQNYARLRFGISADFSAGRQVDYVLGTWNEEETAKLTERIETFSKASLSFVFAGLNNTMSTFNGK, encoded by the coding sequence ATGAAATATTTAATTGTCGGGCTTGGTAACAAAGGCTCAGAATATGAAAATACACGACACAATATAGGCTTTAAAGTAGCTGAAAAAATAGCTGAAACTCTTGAGGTATCATTCAATACCTCCAATTTTGGCTGGATGGCAGAAGGAAAACATAAGGGCAGAAAAGTTTTTATCCTTAAACCAGATACGTATATGAATCTTTCCGGAAATGCGGTGAAATACTGGATGCAGAAAGAAAATATTCCTTTGGAAAATGTACTGATTGTTACTGATGATCTTGCTTTACCTTTCGGAACATTAAGGTTGAAAGGGAAAGGCTCTGATGCTGGCCACAACGGACTCAAAAATATTAATGAAGTATTGCAGACCCAAAATTACGCAAGGCTTCGTTTCGGAATCTCTGCTGATTTCTCTGCAGGACGACAGGTAGATTATGTATTAGGAACCTGGAATGAAGAAGAGACAGCAAAGCTTACTGAGAGAATTGAAACTTTTTCAAAAGCGAGCCTTTCTTTCGTATTTGCAGGATTGAATAATACGATGTCTACATTTAACGGGAAATAA
- a CDS encoding SulP family inorganic anion transporter translates to MKKTSLIGGIKENFPSGLVVFLVALPLCLGIALASGAPPLSGIISGIIGGLVVGTISNSNISVSGPAAGLTAIVLTAITDLGAFELFLCAGIIAGLIQLILGFVRAGSISNYFPNNVIEGMLAAIGIIIILKQIPHALGFDKDYEGHESIFDNGLNFGYFTELFGAIHPGAIVITLVSVAVLIAWDKIHVLKRLKMLPGALVAVIVSILLNQLFKMSGSSLAIETQHLVSLPVPQSFDDFKNLITTPDFNGFTNPKVWIVGATIAIVASIETLLCIEASDRLDRQRRITDTNLELKAQGIGNLISSFIGGLPMTSVVVRSSANANAGATSKISAIIHGIFLLICVLSIPVILNLIPLATLAAVLILVGYKLAKPATFKHFWHLGKFQFIPFVATVVAVVATDLLKGVGIGLTISVFYILQGNMKRAYYLSRERLDDADGINIKLAEEVSFLNKAAIKKTLKNIKPSSTVIIDARSTSYIATDVLEMIQDFANIRAKEQDINVELLGFKTSYRDYERSEDSHILVTHKRAM, encoded by the coding sequence AGCATCAGGTGCTCCCCCATTATCCGGTATTATTTCCGGTATTATAGGCGGCCTGGTAGTAGGAACAATCAGTAATTCTAATATTTCAGTTTCCGGGCCTGCAGCAGGTTTAACGGCAATTGTTTTAACAGCTATAACAGATCTTGGCGCATTTGAGCTTTTCCTTTGTGCAGGGATTATTGCAGGACTTATTCAATTGATTTTAGGGTTTGTAAGAGCCGGAAGTATTTCCAACTACTTTCCCAACAACGTTATTGAAGGAATGCTTGCTGCCATAGGAATCATTATTATTTTAAAACAGATTCCGCATGCTTTAGGATTTGATAAAGATTATGAAGGTCATGAATCTATTTTTGATAATGGTTTAAACTTCGGATATTTTACAGAATTATTTGGGGCTATCCACCCTGGGGCTATTGTTATTACTTTGGTTTCAGTAGCAGTTCTTATCGCATGGGATAAAATCCACGTTCTGAAGAGGCTGAAAATGCTTCCTGGAGCTTTGGTTGCAGTAATTGTAAGTATTCTTCTGAATCAACTCTTCAAGATGTCCGGAAGTTCTCTGGCTATCGAAACCCAGCATTTGGTTTCTTTGCCTGTTCCTCAGTCTTTTGATGATTTCAAGAACCTGATTACCACTCCGGATTTTAATGGTTTCACAAATCCTAAAGTATGGATTGTAGGTGCAACAATTGCTATTGTAGCCTCAATTGAGACGTTACTTTGTATTGAAGCATCAGACCGATTAGACCGACAGAGAAGAATTACGGATACCAATCTTGAGCTTAAGGCTCAGGGAATCGGAAATCTTATCAGCTCATTTATCGGTGGTCTTCCAATGACGTCTGTTGTCGTAAGAAGTTCTGCCAATGCTAACGCCGGAGCAACTTCTAAAATCTCAGCCATTATTCACGGAATATTCTTATTGATCTGTGTACTTTCTATTCCTGTTATTTTAAATTTAATTCCATTAGCTACATTGGCTGCGGTATTAATTTTAGTGGGATATAAATTGGCAAAGCCGGCTACATTCAAGCATTTCTGGCATTTAGGAAAATTCCAGTTTATTCCGTTTGTAGCAACGGTGGTAGCTGTTGTAGCAACAGATTTATTAAAAGGAGTCGGAATTGGTCTTACTATCTCTGTTTTCTATATCCTTCAGGGGAATATGAAAAGAGCTTATTATTTGAGCAGAGAAAGGCTGGATGATGCAGATGGAATCAACATAAAACTAGCTGAAGAAGTTTCATTTTTAAATAAAGCTGCTATCAAAAAAACACTTAAAAATATAAAACCAAGTTCAACGGTCATCATTGATGCCAGAAGCACTTCATACATCGCAACAGATGTACTGGAAATGATTCAGGATTTTGCCAATATCCGTGCAAAGGAACAGGACATCAACGTAGAACTTTTAGGCTTTAAAACTTCATACAGAGATTACGAAAGAAGTGAGGATTCCCATATTCTGGTTACTCACAAAAGAGCCATGTAA
- a CDS encoding carbonic anhydrase, which translates to MKAHTYETQSTITPEKALEFLKEGNQRFVNNLKANRDLLEQVNATREGQWPFAVVLSCIDSRTSAELIFDQGLGDVFSIRIAGNFINQDILGSMEFGCNVAGSKLIVVLGHTKCGALKGGLDAAQIEGLGMDNLNHLINHFNPIINDIIEENEERSSKNSSLLERLNQQNVKSAIEDIRKQSSTLKKLEEEGKIKIVGANYDVETGAVSWL; encoded by the coding sequence ATGAAAGCACATACATACGAAACACAGTCTACTATCACTCCAGAGAAAGCATTAGAATTCTTAAAAGAAGGAAATCAAAGATTTGTAAACAATCTTAAAGCAAACAGAGACCTTCTTGAGCAAGTGAATGCTACCCGTGAAGGACAGTGGCCTTTTGCTGTAGTTCTAAGCTGTATAGACAGCCGTACTTCTGCGGAGCTTATCTTTGACCAGGGATTGGGAGACGTTTTCAGTATCAGAATTGCCGGTAATTTTATTAATCAGGACATTCTTGGATCGATGGAATTTGGCTGCAACGTTGCCGGTTCTAAACTTATTGTAGTTTTAGGCCACACAAAATGCGGTGCTTTGAAAGGAGGTCTTGATGCTGCACAGATTGAAGGATTGGGAATGGATAATCTTAACCACCTGATCAACCATTTCAACCCTATCATCAATGACATCATTGAAGAAAATGAAGAGCGTTCATCAAAAAACAGTTCTCTTTTGGAAAGGCTTAATCAGCAAAACGTAAAAAGCGCTATTGAAGACATCCGTAAGCAAAGCTCAACACTTAAAAAACTTGAAGAAGAAGGAAAAATTAAAATTGTTGGTGCCAATTATGATGTTGAAACTGGTGCAGTAAGTTGGTTATAA